Proteins co-encoded in one Leptospira dzoumogneensis genomic window:
- a CDS encoding MepB family protein, giving the protein MILKNGMNNIISLPESLSKVNLLFSKNCNIEIKSYQLERESLDYNAALFNLDKKQAIFRLAKITPKKIGFFVTLWKRNKRGITVPFDKNDDIDLIIIEVRKLNRIGHFVFSKSLLIEKGIITSKNEGKRGFRIYPPWESPSSKQAIVSQNWQSLYFFEHGKMDIDDSVRLKNFLF; this is encoded by the coding sequence TTGATCCTTAAAAACGGAATGAATAATATAATATCGCTACCTGAGAGTTTAAGTAAAGTTAATCTCTTATTCTCTAAAAATTGTAATATAGAGATCAAAAGCTATCAGCTAGAAAGAGAAAGCTTAGATTATAATGCCGCTCTTTTTAATTTAGATAAAAAACAAGCTATCTTCAGATTAGCGAAAATTACCCCTAAAAAAATCGGGTTCTTCGTTACTCTTTGGAAAAGAAATAAAAGAGGGATCACTGTACCTTTTGATAAAAACGATGATATTGATCTTATCATCATTGAAGTTAGAAAATTGAATAGAATTGGGCATTTTGTTTTTAGCAAAAGTCTTCTTATTGAAAAAGGAATTATTACTTCTAAGAATGAGGGTAAAAGGGGATTTAGGATCTATCCTCCTTGGGAATCTCCTTCAAGTAAACAAGCTATTGTATCTCAAAATTGGCAGTCACTCTATTTCTTTGAACATGGAAAAATGGATATAGATGATAGTGTGCGTCTTAAAAACTTCCTGTTTTAA
- a CDS encoding methyltransferase family protein, whose protein sequence is MIYLFSTVVFVFRLLDATQFMEAITFEFQIGLIGSIFLDIALIVIFSIPHSVMAREDFKKYCRRMIPLPIERSFYVFLTSITLILLSCLWQPVYFEIWNIKTNFGIYMTYSIFLIGLLLAVVSTFLIDHFELFGLKQAWNFPTKTEPHTTKFVTPSLYKLVRHPMMFGMLLVLWSTPLMNAGHLLLSIGMTLYIIVGTLFEERDLVRNFGEKYLRYKRVVPMLLPFFTFKQKITKN, encoded by the coding sequence ATGATCTACCTTTTTAGTACGGTCGTTTTTGTCTTCCGCCTGCTCGATGCCACTCAATTCATGGAGGCCATCACATTCGAATTTCAAATTGGATTAATTGGATCGATTTTTTTAGACATAGCGTTAATCGTAATATTCAGCATCCCTCATAGCGTCATGGCCAGAGAGGATTTCAAAAAATATTGTCGGAGAATGATCCCTTTGCCGATAGAGAGAAGTTTCTACGTTTTCTTAACCAGCATTACTCTAATCTTGCTCTCATGTCTATGGCAGCCCGTCTATTTCGAGATTTGGAATATTAAAACTAATTTCGGAATATATATGACTTATTCCATTTTCCTAATAGGACTTCTGTTGGCAGTTGTTTCTACTTTTTTGATAGATCACTTTGAACTTTTTGGATTAAAACAGGCTTGGAATTTTCCAACAAAAACAGAACCCCATACGACGAAATTTGTCACCCCTTCACTTTATAAGTTAGTACGACATCCGATGATGTTTGGAATGCTCTTGGTTCTATGGAGTACACCTCTAATGAACGCAGGCCATCTTCTTCTCTCAATCGGTATGACCTTATATATCATCGTAGGAACATTATTTGAGGAAAGAGATCTGGTCCGCAATTTCGGAGAAAAATATCTGAGATATAAACGAGTCGTTCCTATGCTTTTACCTTTCTTTACATTCAAACAAAAGATTACAAAAAATTAA
- a CDS encoding MarR family winged helix-turn-helix transcriptional regulator: MKQDRLLVLVTALRDQILDEVKKDYLRFGLTNVTPAMGAVLCALKNDHPQSMKEIAKQIFRDQSSVTPLVQKLVDLDLAIQERSSLDARESQVRLTTSGKNTRLKIIRAGRKMNARLYKGMSAVDRKQLISLLAQLKK, encoded by the coding sequence ATGAAACAAGATAGATTGTTAGTCCTGGTTACTGCATTGCGAGATCAAATTCTAGACGAAGTAAAAAAAGATTATTTACGTTTTGGGCTGACGAATGTAACTCCTGCCATGGGCGCCGTTCTTTGCGCTCTTAAAAATGATCACCCGCAATCTATGAAAGAGATAGCGAAACAGATCTTTAGGGACCAATCTAGCGTTACTCCGTTAGTACAAAAGCTGGTCGATTTAGATCTTGCAATCCAAGAACGCTCATCTTTGGACGCAAGAGAATCCCAGGTTCGATTAACGACGTCCGGAAAAAATACACGTTTAAAAATAATTCGAGCGGGCAGAAAGATGAATGCACGTTTGTATAAAGGAATGTCTGCTGTTGATCGAAAACAACTTATTTCATTATTAGCCCAGCTTAAAAAGTAA